The sequence below is a genomic window from Lytechinus variegatus isolate NC3 chromosome 3, Lvar_3.0, whole genome shotgun sequence.
TAAGAACATTCCTCATCTTATTGGTGTTGGAGTCACGATCGATCAAAGCTTACGTGATTAAAAATGACGTTTCATTGGTCGGATTAGAGTCTGATTCATTGATGTAACTTCAAGCATCAGCTTCCTGTATCATGTGTACATAGCTAGATGTTTTTATGTCTAATCCGTTGGTTTTTACATATTATAAAGTACACACAACATTTCATACTTCACAAGtaatgaattcatgaattaTACGAATTCGCCAAGGCCCATGAGTTCATAATGACTATTTCGGTCTGAATATTAAACATTATAGAGAAGTTTGTATAATTTTCCTGTTAAATTATACAGAgggattttgttgttttttgtgcgTGTTGGTGGGATTTTTATTGTCACAAACATTAATGAGACCATTTTGTACATCAAATACACAATAACAAATTTGTCCATGCCATCAAAGTCATGAAAGTATTAGGAATCACTATACCAAGTGacgaacaaaataatgatataattagtcaacattaatcatttaaaagaaatcattcGACATACAAAACAAACGTTAATGTTCACAATATTGGTACATATTGATATCTGAAAAAATTGGGGCTTGTGATAATGATAACTTAATCACAAGTGTACTTGTCACAAGAAAACAAAACGCTACATTGTATACAGTAAATTATATTTAAATGTAAATGTGGCTTTGTCACTAACCATTAATCGAAATTCTTTGGATcgattataaatatatatagggAATTTGGAATCCTGATTATCTATATTCTGTTCTTCATCTTAAAACAACACTCATAGGTTTGAGAAGTACAGAACCCTATACCTTTCCAAAGATCACTTGAAAATCTATACACAGTTATCGAGTTGGTTAtccttttaaaaggaaaataaaatactttaaaaaacaGTAGCAAATCAGCGAATGTCTTTGCATTTCTTGTTAGAGTCGAATCAGAAGTACAATATCATTTGTCACATTTTTATATGTGCATCCCGTATCGTGGAAAAGTCCAGATTCAAGTACATGAAATGTGTATTATGAATTTGTCATGAAACATAATATCTTCCGGAATGCTTGATCATTTGCAGATGCTAGTAATCCTACTATTTAATCTTTAGCACCCTCGGATTCATacatttcattccaaaattgaaattaattagaTTGATTTACACTCCTTACAATACTTAAAACtaatagaaataaaattattatgaaTTGCACCCGAAAATAATCTGACGAACAGAAAGCAATCGATGAAAGACGTTACCTCTTAATAATGTGATTTGTGAAACTGGCAAAGAATCGATGGGAAGAAGAATATTGTTATCTCCTGATTGGCCTTTGTCATAAAATCCATGTATTCTTTGTCCCTTAAAACTTCATCAAACAATCAGCAGTAGAAAAAAACGAGTCCTGGATCTTCTTTCAATCTCAAATCGATGATAGAATAAgctgaaataaaattttaaaaaaattattcaacatATCTGAATATCTGAATAGTTATTTTTGGTTTCAATATTGAAATGACATTGAAATGGCAGAAGTATATCAGCAGTAATTAATTTATTATACCAATAAAGAATAATGAATGCATTGAAATGGCAGAAGTATATCAGCAGTAATTAATTTATTATACCAATaaagaataatgaataatttactactactactacttctactatagtAGTCAGTAAAACCGAAGAGAGTTTACATTTAATCCCCGATCCACCATATAGTAGTCTGTAAAACCGAAGAGAGTTTACATTTAATCCCCGATCCACCATGCacttactactaccactaccactactactactattactattactactactactactactactactactactactactactactactactactactactattactactactattactactactactactagtactactactactactacatataCTTTCGCCAGTTTTGAAAGTATGTCGTGTGATATCTTGCCTGAGAATGGCTCTTCGGTCTCTGTTAAGTTGATAGTGATCTACAGGCCACCATACAGTCGAAGGAATAGGACAACAACATCTATGTTTCTCCAGGACTTTGCTGATTACTTATCTGTCTTATCAACTTCCCCTTCTAAGCTTGTGATAGCCGGTGACTTCAATATACACTGGGATGACCAAGCGAATGTTGAAACCAAGAAATTTGCTGACATGCTGAAATCTCATGACCTTCTTCAAAATGTATGTGACTTTACACATACAAGTGGGCACATCTTGGACTACATCTTATCTAGAAGCGATGATGACATTGTTAAGTCAGTAGAGGTATCTACCTTCCTTAGTGATCATGCAGCTGTACACTGTGACCTTAAGATCTGTAAGCCCATATCAGGTCGTAAAGAAATAGTGTACCGGAAACTGAAAGCAATAGATCATGATGCCTTCGCTAAAGACCTCGACTCATCTGACCTCTTTCAGGAACCAGAGACTGACATCAACAAGTTGATCGATCAATATGACGGAACTCTTTCAGATATTCTCGACAAGCATGCTCCCGTTAAGCGTTGTGTTGTTGCCACACATCCGCCAAATCCTTGGTATTCGGAAGTAATCACTGAGGCAAAGAAGCTGAGGAGGAGGTTAGAAAGGAAGTGGCGAAAGACCAGACTTGAAGTGGATAGACAGTGCTTCAAAGTTCAACGCCAGGTTGTCTGGGACATGGTAAAACATGCAAAGGCCTCTTATTACGAGAAGCAGATCTCAGAGTGCTGTGGACAAAGAGAAGTGTACAGAGTCATAGACAAGATGCTTCACAATCGCGTCAAATCTATTCTACCTACACATCGCAATGACCAAGAACTTGCGGAAAAGTTTTGCCTATACTTTTCCACAAAGATTAAGGACATTCGAGAAGGGCTTGATGCTGAAATGGTAGCTGGCACTAATATAATAACTGATCATTCTGCTGGGAAAGATGAACATCTTGACACCTTTGATTTGGCTACTGAGGAGGAAGTAAAGAGGATTATTAATAATTCTCCATCCACTTCTAGTTCACAGGATCCAGTTCCTACGTGGATTCTGAAAAAAACATCTAAATCCTGTTCTGCCAAGCATTACACTTATCGTAAATAAGTCACTGGAAACAGGCATTTTTCCCGATTCGTTCAAGGAAGCTGTTGTTCGACCTATTCTGAAGAAGCCAGACTGGACCCGGAAAACCTGAAGAACTACCGACCGGTGTCCAATCTCAAGTTTATTTCAAAAGTCTTGGAAAGAGTTGTAGCCCAGCGTCTTCAAGATTATATGGAACAGAATAATTTTTGTGAACCGCTCCAGTCAGCTTATAAGAAGCATCATAGCACTGAATCTGCCCTTGTCAAAGTTCACAATGATATCATTCAAGCACTTGACCAGAAGCAGGCTGTCTTCTTGGTCCTTCTCGACATGTCGGCAGCCTTCGACACTATCGACAAAGATATTCTAATCAGAAGGTTCTGTTCGATAGGCTTGACTGGATCTGCACTCGCATGGATTTCTTCGTATCTAAGCAAACGCTCGCAGATTGTTAGGATCGGCGATTGTGTGTCATCTGAAGCTGAACTTCCGTATGGAGTGCCGCAAGGATCCGTTCTGGGCCCATCATTCTTCAGCATTTATGCAAGCCCTCTTGCCAAGATTGCAAGATTACACGGCATCAGCATACATCTTTACGCAGATGACACCCAGCTCTACACACCGTTCGATCCATCGGATCCTTTAAGTGAGGCCTCTTCTAGACGTAAACTTGAAGCTTGTATTGATGATATGAGGGCATGGATGACAAAGAATAAACTGAAACTGAATGATGATAAGAgtgaatttatgatttttgccTCTAAAAGCCTGTGTGCTAAGGTCGGTAGTAAGTCAATACGCATTGGGTGTGTTGAAGTACAATCTGTGTCCAGTTGTAGGAATCTCGGTGTTCATTTTGACTCTGAGCTGTCAATGTCATCACACATCACAGCTACTTGCCGATCAGTATACTTACAATTACGTAATATTCATAGCATAAGGAAATCTCTGTCATCTAAAGTTGCAGCATCTGTGATTCACTCATATGTAATATCTCGTATTGATTATGGAAATGCTTTATTGTTTAAGATCACATCGTATCAACTTGCCAAGCTGCAGCGTGCTCAAAATTCTGCTGCTCGGGTCCTCAGTGGAACATCTCGTTTCACCCATATCACTCCAATTCTCAAAAATCTTCACTGGTTACCGGTATCTAAAAGAATAGAATTCAAAATCCTACTCCACACATGGAAAACATTGCATGGTCAGTCTCCTTTATACCTTCAAAATCTAATCTCTGAATACATTTCCGATCCTCTACTAATAAACAGCTAAATGTACAAAGAACGAATTTAACTCTGGGAGAAAAGGCATTCGCCTCATCAGCTCCATCTCTCTGGAATGCTCTTCCACTGAGGATCCGATCAGCAGAATCACTTGaagcatttaaaaaatacctaaaatcttatctgttttcttcttatttttgttaaatattgttagctaatttcatttattcatgcccccatacatatgcaaattattttatctgtaATTCCCAATCCctctgcgcctcggaatagttcactagatagatggcgcataataaatgctgtgtttattattttattattactactactactattactactactattactactactagtactactagtact
It includes:
- the LOC121411977 gene encoding uncharacterized protein LOC121411977, with product MSCDILPENGSSVSVKLIVIYRPPYSRRNRTTTSMFLQDFADYLSVLSTSPSKLVIAGDFNIHWDDQANVETKKFADMLKSHDLLQNVCDFTHTSGHILDYILSRSDDDIVKSVEVSTFLSDHAAVHCDLKICKPISGRKEIVYRKLKAIDHDAFAKDLDSSDLFQEPETDINKLIDQYDGTLSDILDKHAPVKRCVVATHPPNPWYSEVITEAKKLRRRLERKWRKTRLEVDRQCFKVQRQVVWDMVKHAKASYYEKQISECCGQREVYRVIDKMLHNRVKSILPTHRNDQELAEKFCLYFSTKIKDIREGLDAEMVAGTNIITDHSAGKDEHLDTFDLATEEEVKRIINNSPSTSSSQDPVPTWILKKTSKSCSAKHYTYRK